The proteins below come from a single Cervus elaphus chromosome 4, mCerEla1.1, whole genome shotgun sequence genomic window:
- the LOC122692483 gene encoding cationic amino acid transporter 3-like — protein MLRQYVRQFAQKLVRRRPLEPIEKSESRLSRCLNTLDLVALGVGSTLGAGVYILAGEVAKDKAGPAIVICFLVAALSSMLSGICYAEFGARVPGSGSAYLYSYVTVGQLCAFITGWNLILSYVIGTASVSRAWSSAFDSLIGDHISQALQGTFSLHVPHFLAKYPDFFALGLVLLLTGLLVVGTGESALVNKVFTGLNLLVLSFIIISGIIKGDPHNWKLTEEDYKPNISGSNDSSSSGPLGAGGFMPFGFDGIFQGAATCFYAFVGFDVIATTGEEARNPQRSIPLSIVISLFICFLAYFGVSASLTLMVPYYQIHSASPLPQAFLHVGWDAARYVVAVGTLCALTSSLLGSIFPMPRVIYSMADDGLLFRGLACVHARTHTPVMATLASGILAGVMALLFELRDLVDLMSIGTLLSYSLVAFSVLVLRYQPDENLSKTKKTEKGTEMESVVETSPLDTAPEVGTSKILKSLCHPTSTIPTRMSGQIVYGCALLLVLLLTILSLILARWPRRVFSGDPVLTTVAVLLLLLITGVTVIIWRQPQSLTALHFKVPALPVLPLVSIFVNVYLMIQMTSRTWAQFGVWNVIGFIIYFGYGIRHSLENSEQQPAASTSQTLDKNTLGAGSS, from the exons ATGCTGCGTCAGTATGTTCGCCAGTTTGCTCAGAAGCTGGTCCGCCGGAGGCCTTTGGAGCCCATAGAGAAGTCTGAGAGTCGCCTGTCTCGTTGTCTGAACACCCTCGACCTGGTGGCCTTGGGTGTGGGCAGCACCCTGGGGGCAGGCGTGTACATCCTGGCTGGAGAGGTGGCCAAGGATAAAGCTGGACCAGCGATCGTCATCTGCTTCCTGGTGGCCGCCCTGTCTTCCATGTTGTCCGGGATCTGCTATGCCGAGTTTGGGGCCCGGGTACCAGGCTCCGGTTCTGCGTATCTCTACAGCTACGTCACCGTGGGACAGCTGTGCGCCTTCATCACTGGCTGGAATCTTATATTGTCCTATGTCATCG GTACCGCCAGTGTGTCCAGGGCCTGGAGCTCTGCCTTTGACAGCTTGATAGGGGACCACATCTCTCAGGCGTTACAGGGAACTTTCTCTCTGCATGTGCCCCACTTCTTGGCCAAGTACCCAGACTTTTTTGCACTGGGCCTGGTGCTGCTGCTCACAG GACTACTGGTTGTAGGAACTGGTGAGTCGGCCCTGGTTAACAAAGTGTTCACAGGCTTGAACCTTTTGGTTCTCAGCTTCATCATTATCTCTGGAATCATTAAGGGAGACCCACACAACTGGAAGCTCACAGAAGAGGACTACAAACCGAACATATCTGGATCCAATGATTCCTCTAG CTCGGGCCCTCTGGGTGCCGGAGGGTTTATGCCTTTTGGCTTTGATGGGATTTTCCAAGGAGCAGCTACATGTTTCTACGCATTTGTCGGTTTTGATGTCATTGCTACTACAG GGGAAGAAGCCCGAAATCCCCAGCGGTCCATCCCCTTGAGCATCGTGATCTCACTCTTCATCTGCTTTTTGGCATATTTTGGTGTCTCAGCCTCACTCACCCTCATGGTGCCCTACTACCAGATTCATTCTGCGAGCCCCTTGCCACAGGCTTTTCTTCACGTTGGCTGGGATGCTGCCAGATATGTGGTGGCTGTTGGCACCCTCTGCGCTCTTACATCCAG CCTCCTGGGTTCCATCTTCCCCATGCCCCGTGTGATCTACTCAATGGCAGATGACGGGCTCCTTTTCCGGGGACTTGCCTGCGTCCACGCCCGCACCCATACCCCCGTCATGGCCACCTTGGCTTCTGGAATTCTTGCAG GGGTCATGGCGTTACTCTTCGAGCTCCGTGACCTGGTGGACCTCATGTCCATCGGGACCCTGCTTTCTTACTCCCTGGTGGCATTTTCTGTCCTTGTCCTCAG ATATCAGCCAGATGAGAATTTAAGCAAGaccaagaaaacagagaaaggaacTGAGATGGAGTCTGTAGTTGAAACAAGTCCTTTGGACACTGCACCTGAAGTGGGAACCTcaaagattctcaagagtctctgTCACCCTACCAGCACCATCCCCACCCGAATGTCTGGCCAGATTGTCTATGGATGTGCCCTACTGCTTG TTCTCCTGCTGACCATCCTGAGCCTGATCCTGGCCCGGTGGCCCAGACGTGTGTTCTCTGGAGACCCCGTGCTCACAACAGtggctgtgctgctgctgctgctcatcaCTGGGGTCACGGTCATCATCTGGAGGCAGCCCCAGAGCCTCACTGCTCTTCACTTCAAG GTCCCTGCTCTGCCTGTCCTCCCACTGGTGAGCATCTTTGTGAACGTTTACCTGATGATACAGATGACCTCTAGGACTTGGGCCCAATTTGGAGTCTGGAATGTGATTG GATTTATCATATACTTTGGATACGGGATCCGACACAGCTTGGAGAACAGCGAGCAACAGCCGGCAGCCTCCACCTCCCAGACTCTTGATAAGAACACCCTGGGTGCTGGGTCATCTTAA